In Synechocystis sp. PCC 6714, the following are encoded in one genomic region:
- the plsY gene encoding glycerol-3-phosphate 1-O-acyltransferase PlsY, with product MTTAPLLCLSLLLVTYLMGSLPTGYLAGKLLLGIDIRDHGSKSTGATNVFRTLGKPAAIAVLAIDIAKGAMAVALVQSIYANGWLPALPLGWQSWLTVGVAVAVVLGHSKSIFLNFSGGKSVATSLGVLFMLNIWLALGTLATFLAVISFTRIVSLSSIVAAIAVNGIALALQLPLPYLSFTLLAGIYVIVRHRSNIERILQGTEPKLGEKVSSLPERKGVA from the coding sequence ATGACCACCGCCCCTTTGCTTTGTCTTTCCTTATTGCTCGTCACCTACTTAATGGGCTCCCTTCCCACAGGCTATCTGGCTGGCAAGTTATTGTTGGGTATTGATATCCGAGACCATGGTTCCAAGTCCACCGGGGCCACCAATGTGTTTCGTACTTTGGGAAAACCAGCGGCGATCGCCGTGTTGGCCATTGACATCGCCAAGGGAGCAATGGCGGTAGCCTTGGTACAGAGCATTTACGCCAATGGTTGGCTACCGGCCCTACCACTGGGCTGGCAAAGTTGGTTAACCGTGGGGGTTGCAGTGGCGGTGGTGCTGGGGCACAGTAAATCTATTTTTCTCAACTTCTCCGGGGGGAAATCCGTTGCCACTAGCTTGGGAGTACTATTCATGCTCAATATTTGGTTGGCCCTGGGTACCCTAGCAACTTTTTTGGCAGTAATTTCCTTTACCCGCATCGTTTCCCTTAGTTCCATTGTGGCGGCGATCGCCGTTAATGGTATTGCGTTAGCCCTCCAACTCCCCTTACCCTACCTTTCCTTTACCCTACTAGCAGGAATATATGTGATTGTCCGCCATCGGAGCAATATCGAAAGAATATTACAGGGCACAGAACCAAAACTGGGGGAAAAGGTGTCTTCTTTACCGGAAAGAAAAGGAGTTGCTTAG
- a CDS encoding Gldg family protein has protein sequence MARLTALFRTYGKYAFLLAIAFGVAGAIALGVTGVMSKLYLSLLGLAVIFLLLWGGWLWQRSPGFFGRRSTQSGANVIASTLAVLVILTLINYIAFRYPVSWDLTENQRFTLAPQSQSLVSALEEPLKVWIFDDAPSDQDRKLLQNYQRFSDQFSFEFVHPDRRPQLVQKFNVQNKGDVFIEYGDKNQLVQNLLSFQQRQALSEIQLTNAIANVQRQETPHIYLVQGHGELSLNNEPGGISEGAAALENLGFVVQPLNLVTDGGIPTDADAVIIAGPTRKFLPPEVETLQQYTDQGGNLLVMMAPDADAGLEDVLEPWGVSFDPRLVIDLSGAGSVFGLDPTVPIFNRYGNHPITEKLQGAIAIFPLVQPVATTEKPQIEATTLVEASDLMYATQLISEDLQPNPETDLLGPFDVAVALTRQGKEADSVNGTETQNESDSSSDNPSEEIIPSPSPAISPTLSPSHSTNQPKITDQEGANPNEGKEESPTDDAAENGNNENDQAKTESKSYTPELPPAKMVVVGTTAFATNAWFNEAVNGDIFLNSVQWLAENVDQPLSLRAKDPTDRRINLGVRRAMVLGWLTWVIVPLIGIGLAVFTWWRQR, from the coding sequence ATGGCTAGGCTTACTGCTCTATTTCGGACTTACGGGAAATACGCCTTTTTACTGGCGATCGCCTTTGGGGTAGCCGGGGCCATTGCCCTGGGGGTGACTGGGGTTATGAGTAAGCTTTACCTAAGTTTATTGGGGTTGGCCGTTATTTTTCTGCTCCTTTGGGGGGGCTGGCTCTGGCAAAGATCCCCAGGTTTTTTCGGCCGACGATCGACCCAATCCGGTGCCAATGTCATTGCTTCTACCCTGGCAGTGTTGGTGATTTTAACCCTAATTAATTACATCGCCTTTCGTTATCCGGTGTCGTGGGATTTAACGGAAAATCAACGGTTCACCCTAGCGCCCCAAAGCCAAAGTTTAGTCAGTGCCCTGGAGGAACCCCTCAAAGTTTGGATTTTTGATGACGCCCCCAGCGACCAGGACCGTAAATTATTGCAAAATTACCAGCGTTTCAGCGATCAATTCAGCTTTGAATTTGTCCATCCCGATCGCCGTCCCCAATTAGTACAAAAGTTTAATGTGCAAAATAAAGGGGATGTCTTCATTGAATATGGGGATAAAAATCAATTAGTACAGAATTTGCTTAGTTTCCAGCAACGGCAAGCCCTATCGGAAATTCAACTAACCAACGCCATTGCCAATGTCCAGCGCCAGGAAACCCCCCACATTTATCTGGTGCAGGGCCATGGGGAGTTATCCCTCAACAATGAACCGGGGGGCATCTCGGAAGGGGCAGCGGCCCTGGAAAATCTTGGCTTTGTAGTGCAACCCCTCAATTTAGTCACCGATGGAGGGATACCCACAGACGCTGATGCAGTGATTATCGCCGGCCCTACCCGTAAGTTTTTACCCCCAGAGGTGGAAACACTACAGCAATATACTGATCAAGGGGGGAACTTGCTGGTGATGATGGCTCCAGATGCAGATGCGGGTTTGGAAGATGTACTGGAGCCCTGGGGCGTGAGCTTTGACCCTCGTTTGGTAATTGATCTGTCCGGGGCGGGTAGTGTGTTTGGACTTGACCCCACCGTGCCCATTTTTAATCGTTACGGGAACCATCCCATCACGGAAAAACTCCAAGGGGCGATCGCCATTTTTCCCTTGGTGCAACCCGTAGCCACAACTGAAAAACCCCAGATTGAAGCCACAACCCTAGTGGAAGCATCAGATTTGATGTATGCCACCCAATTGATCAGTGAAGATCTCCAACCCAACCCAGAAACGGATTTGTTAGGGCCTTTCGATGTGGCGGTGGCCCTGACTAGGCAAGGAAAAGAAGCTGATTCAGTCAATGGAACAGAGACGCAAAATGAGAGTGATTCCAGTTCCGATAACCCCAGCGAAGAAATTATTCCCTCCCCTAGTCCAGCAATTTCTCCCACTCTTTCCCCTAGCCATAGTACCAATCAACCAAAGATAACGGATCAGGAAGGGGCTAATCCCAATGAAGGGAAAGAAGAATCCCCCACCGATGATGCAGCGGAAAATGGGAACAATGAAAATGACCAAGCTAAAACTGAGTCAAAGAGTTACACCCCGGAACTTCCCCCAGCCAAAATGGTAGTGGTGGGCACTACGGCTTTCGCTACCAATGCTTGGTTTAACGAAGCGGTTAATGGTGATATTTTCCTTAATAGTGTGCAATGGCTTGCGGAAAATGTGGACCAACCCCTAAGCCTAAGGGCTAAGGACCCCACAGATCGTCGTATTAACTTGGGAGTACGTCGGGCCATGGTTTTAGGCTGGCTGACCTGGGTAATTGTTCCCCTGATTGGCATCGGGCTGGCGGTGTTTACTTGGTGGCGACAAAGATAA
- a CDS encoding undecaprenyl-diphosphate phosphatase, with product MYPRRLNFLSAFSLSVAIAVVYHQLLGVGVAQPILPGEAVETGVISTGISINLFQAFVLGFVQGATEFLPISSTAHLKAVPMALGWGDPGVAFTAVIQLGSIGAVFWYFWEDLTGIAKGIIKALQTRQYDSLEFKLGLGIGLGTIPIVFFGLLMKLLVQDLDNSLFRSLNTIAIASIVMALLLALAEKLGTHRRPFEKLRWQDGLIMGTAQALALIPGVSRSGSTLTAGLFINLERAAAARFSFLLGIPAITIAGLVELKGLLDKNLSNDAILPLIVGTISSAVFSYLAIAWLIKFLQKRSTWIFVWYRLIFGAVILIALSMGL from the coding sequence ATGTATCCCCGCCGATTAAATTTTCTCAGTGCCTTCAGTCTCAGTGTGGCGATCGCCGTTGTCTATCATCAACTCTTGGGGGTTGGAGTGGCCCAACCCATTCTTCCCGGCGAGGCAGTGGAAACAGGGGTAATATCTACCGGCATATCCATTAATCTTTTCCAAGCCTTTGTGTTGGGCTTTGTTCAGGGGGCAACGGAATTTCTGCCCATTAGTAGTACAGCTCATTTGAAAGCGGTGCCCATGGCTTTGGGCTGGGGAGATCCAGGGGTGGCGTTCACCGCCGTTATCCAATTAGGAAGCATTGGAGCAGTGTTTTGGTACTTTTGGGAGGATTTAACCGGCATTGCTAAGGGGATTATCAAAGCTCTACAAACTCGTCAATACGATTCCCTCGAATTTAAATTAGGTCTAGGCATTGGTTTGGGGACCATTCCCATTGTTTTCTTTGGACTATTAATGAAACTCTTGGTGCAGGACTTGGACAATTCCCTCTTCCGCAGTTTAAACACCATTGCGATCGCCTCTATTGTCATGGCTCTATTGTTGGCACTGGCGGAAAAATTAGGAACCCATCGCCGTCCCTTTGAAAAATTACGCTGGCAGGATGGGTTAATTATGGGCACTGCCCAAGCCCTAGCCCTCATTCCCGGAGTATCCCGCTCCGGATCCACCTTAACTGCTGGCTTATTTATCAATCTAGAGCGGGCCGCCGCTGCCCGTTTTTCTTTTTTGCTGGGCATCCCAGCCATTACCATCGCTGGTCTAGTGGAATTAAAGGGTTTACTGGACAAAAATCTCAGTAACGATGCTATTCTTCCCCTCATTGTTGGCACCATTTCCTCTGCTGTTTTTTCCTACCTGGCGATCGCCTGGCTGATTAAATTTTTGCAAAAACGCAGCACTTGGATTTTTGTTTGGTATCGCCTCATCTTTGGAGCGGTAATCTTAATTGCTTTATCGATGGGGCTGTGA